In Arachis hypogaea cultivar Tifrunner chromosome 2, arahy.Tifrunner.gnm2.J5K5, whole genome shotgun sequence, a genomic segment contains:
- the LOC112732648 gene encoding putative N(6)-adenosine-methyltransferase MT-A70-like, with amino-acid sequence METQSDGNEDTIAAVKDIRQHLEARIETQHKAHLEMLSSIQTIIPNLVSSLDLSLKVVSSFNHRPFAPTPALPPPDPKLNPKKTLETTRFNTESTDGSNEGYLTNTKNQKQKTSVDSKTVNQVESESVNPLAVVRSMVAVCLLGRVPFTPIDSSTVLRKLENDQTVTPAEKAALQELGGDSGSTLAVEIALRSMAEDNGGVELEEFVVSGKARIMVLNIDRTRLLRELPETAQYQQLESSSGDGNANQNQGQITPGGTNANGSLLGMGRPGLRPMSDMWMPHGDPHMSGLQPMFPGGPRGAPRVMGMMGAHRGLSIPPMHRLPLGPNAPGNSPNSMPQKPRTIEDDMKDLEALLNKKSFREMQKSKTGEELLDLIHRPTAKETAVAAKFKTKGGSQVRQYCDLLTKEDCRRQSGSFIACEKVHFRRIIAPHTDINLGDCSFLDTCRHMKTCKYVHYEYDPTPDVSPTMMGAPPPPKPLKPQRAEYCSEVELGEPQWINCDIRNFRMDILGQFGVIMADPPWDIHMELPYGTMADDEMRSLNVPALQTDGLIFLWVTGRAMELGRECLELWGYKRVEEIIWVKTNQLQRIIRTGRTGHWLNHSKEHCLVGIKGNPEVNRNIDTDVIVAEVRETSRKPDEMYPMLERISPRTRKLELFARMHNTHAGWMSLGNQLSGVRLVDEGLRARFKAAYPDVEVQPPSPPRPSAMEVDSTHTQSPFTEPKSTAAPDTSYASEEKAMAIDVDVA; translated from the exons ATGGAGACACAATCAGATGGTAATGAGGATACCATAGCTGCCGTTAAAGACATAAGGCAGCACCTCGAAGCTCGAATAGAGACCCAACACAAGGCTCACCTGGAGATGCTTTCTTCTATACAGACCATAATCCCCAATCTTGTGTCCTCTCTTGACCTTTCTCTCAAAGTTGTTTCTTCTTTCAATCATCGGCCGTTTGCTCCTACCCCTGCTTTGCCTCCACCTGACCCAAAATTGAATCCCAAGAAAACTCTTGAAACAACTCGTTTTAATACTGAAAGCACTGATGGCTCTAATGAGGGTTACCTGACAAATACCAAGAATCAAAAGCAGAAAACATCTGTGGATTCAAAGACAGTTAACCAGGTTGAATCCGAGAGTGTAAATCCGTTGGCAGTGGTCCGATCAATGGTTGCTGTTTGTTTGCTAGGGCGAGTACCATTCACGCCAATTGATTCTTCCACTGTGTTGAGAAAATTGGAGAATGATCAGACGGTTACGCCTGCAGAGAAGGCAGCACTTCAGGAGCTTGGGGGAGATTCGGGATCTACGCTTGCAGTGGAGATAGCTTTGAGGTCAATGGCAGAAGATAATGGTGGTGTTGAGCTGGAGGAGTTCGTGGTAAGTGGCAAGGCAAGAATTATGGTTTTAAATATAGACCGAACTCGGCTTCTTAGAGAGTTGCCGGAAACTGCACAGTATCAGCAACTCGAATCAAGTTCCGGAGATGGAAATGCAAATCAAAATCAAGGGCAAATCACTCCAGGTGGCACTAATGCTAATGGCAGTTTGCTTGGGATGGGAAGGCCAGGTCTTAGGCCAATGTCTGATATGTGGATGCCCCATGGGGACCCTCACATGTCTGGTTTACAACCAATGTTTCCGGGAGGACCCAGGGGAGCACCAAGAGTAATGGGCATGATGGGGGCACATAGAGGCCTGAGTATCCCACCAATGCATAGACTCCCATTGGGGCCAAATGCACCAGGTAATAGTCCTAATTCAATGCCACAGAAACCAAGAACCATAGAGGATGATATGAAGGATCTTGAGGCTTTGTTGAATAAGAAATCATTTAGGGAGATGCAAAAATCTAAAACTGGTGAGGAGCTTTTGGACCTAATTCACCGACCAACTGCAAAGGAGACTGCTGTTGCTGCTAAG TTCAAAACAAAAGGTGGTTCTCAAGTGAGGCAATACTGTGACTTGCTGACAAAAGAGGATTGTCGTCGTCAATCTGGTTCCTTTATAGCATGTGAAAAG GTTCATTTTAGACGGATAATTGCTCCTCATACAGACATCAATTTAGGGGACTGTTCTTTTCTTGATACTTGCCGGCACATGAAG ACATGCAAGTATGTTCATTATGAGTATGACCCTACACCTGACGTGTCTCCAACAATGATGGGTGCACCTCCGCCTCCAAAGCCACTAAAACCTCAGCGAGCTGAATATTGTTCTGAGGTGGAACTTGGTGAGCCACAATGGATCAACTGTGATATACGTAACTTTAGGATGGACATATTAGGTCAATTTGGAGTAATCATGGCAGATCCACCATGGGATATTCACATGGAACTGCCTTATGGAACAATGGCTGATGATGAGATGCGCAGTCTTAATGTCCCTGCACTGCAAACCGATGGACTTATTTTTCTGTGGGTCACCGGACGTGCGATGGAGCTTGGACGTGAATG CTTAGAACTTTGGGGATATAAACGTGTTGAGGAGATAATTTGGGTGAAAACAAATCAACTTCAGAGAATAATCAGAACTGGCCGCACAGGCCATTGGCTCAATCATAGTAAGGAACATTGTCTTGTTGGGATAAAGGGGAACCCTGAAGTGAACCGAAATATTGATACCGATGTTATTGTTGCTGAAGTCAGGGAAACAAGCCGCAAGCCAGATGAG ATGTATCCGATGCTGGAGAGGATAAGTCCAAGAACAAGAAAGCTGGAGTTATTTGCTCGCATGCACAATACTCATGCAGG GTGGATGTCACTTGGTAATCAGTTAAGTGGTGTGAGGTTGGTTGATGAGGGACTGCGGGCAAGGTTTAAGGCCGCGTATCCTGATGTGGAGGTGCAGCCGCCATCACCTCCCAGACCTTCGGCTATGGAAGTTGACTCGACTCATACACAGAGTCCATTTACAGAACCAAAGTCCACTGCAGCTCCAGACACTTCCTATGCCTCAGAAGAGAAGGCAATGGCAATAGATGTCGACGTTGCCTGA
- the LOC112732653 gene encoding probable polygalacturonase, with product MRIEGMRLVCGLIVVIVLLNSKKSESRRSKSGSRSNSFEYNAINCRAHSASLVDYGGVGDGKTSNTKAFENAIRKLSEYESKGGAQLYVPAGKWLTGSFNLISHFTLYLHQDAVLLASQDMNEWPVIKPLPSYGRGRDAAAGRYTSLIFGTNLTDVIITGDNGTIDGQGAFWWQQFHKKKLKYTRPYLIELMFSDNIQISNLTLLNSPSWHVHPTYSSNIIIKGITINAPVTSPNTDGINPDSCTNTRIEDCYIVSGDDCVAVKSGWDEYGIKFGMPTKQLAIRRLTCISPYSATIALGSEMSGGIEDVRAEDITAINTESGVRIKTAVGRGGYVKDIYVKRMYLHTMKWAFWMTGNYGSHADSHYDPNALPEIKGINYRDVVAENVSMAARLEGISKDPFTGICMANVTIGLAAKHKKQPWTCTDIQGVTSGVTPQPCDLLPDQGPKKITACDFPPENLPIDMVKLKKCSYTMKHA from the exons ATGAGGATAGAA GGTATGAGACTAGTTTGTGGTTTGATTGTGGTGATTGTGTTGCTGAATTCAAAGAAAAGTGAGAGCAGAAGATCAAAGAGTGGTTCTAGAAGCAATTCATTTGAGTACAATGCTATAAACTGCAGAGCACACAGTGCATCGTTGGTTGATTATGGAGGAGTTGGAGATGGAAAAACATCAAACACAAAGGCATTTGAAAATGCAATCAGAAAGCTGAGTGAGTATGAATCAAAAGGTGGTGCTCAGCTCTATGTTCCTGCTGGAAAATGGCTCACTGGAAGCTTCAATCTCATTAGTCACTTCACTTTGTATTTGCATCAAGATGCTGTTCTTCTTGCTTCTCAG GATATGAATGAGTGGCCTGTGATCAAACCACTACCATCTTATGGAAGAGGAAGAGATGCTGCAGCTGGAAGATACACCAGCCTCATATTTGGAACAAACCTCACTGATGTCATTATCACAg GAGACAATGGCACCATAGATGGTCAAGGTGCATTTTGGTGGCAACAATTTCACAAGAAAAAATTGAAATACACTCGCCCTTACTTAATTGAATTAATGTTCTCAGACAATATTCAAATCTCAAATCTAACACTCCTAAATTCACCATCATGGCATGTTCATCCAACTTATAGCAG CAACATTATCATTAAAGGCATCACCATCAATGCTCCTGTCACATCTCCAAACACTGATGGAATTAACCCAG ATTCTTGCACAAACACCAGAATTGAAGATTGCTACATAGTTTCTGGAGATGATTGTGTAGCAGTGAAGAGTGGCTGGGATGAATATGGAATAAAGTTTGGTATGCCAACAAAACAACTTGCAATTAGAAGACTCACTTGCATTTCACCATACAGTGCTACCATTGCCTTAGGAAGTGAAATGTCCGGCGGAATCGAAGACGTTAGAGCCGAAGACATCACGGCGATCAACACAGAATCCGGTGTCAGGATCAAGACGGCTGTAGGGAGAGGAGGGTATGTTAAGGACATCTATGTCAAAAGAATGTACCTTCACACAATGAAATGGGCATTCTGGATGACTGGTAACTATGGCTCCCATGCTGATAGCCACTATGATCCGAATGCGTTGCCTGAGATCAAAGGTATCAACTATAGAGATGTTGTTGCTGAGAATGTGAGCATGGCTGCAAGATTGGAAGGGATATCTAAAGACCCTTTTACTGGAATTTGCATGGCCAATGTCACAATTGGTTTGGCTGCAAAGCATAAGAAGCAGCCATGGACTTGCACTGATATTCAAGGGGTTACTAGTGGTGTGACTCCTCAACCATGTGATTTGTTACCTGATCAGGGTCCAAAGAAGATCACAGCTTGTGATTTTCCACCTGAGAATTTACCTATTGATATGGTGAAACTCAAGAAATGTAGTTACACCATGAAACATGCATAA
- the LOC112732663 gene encoding mitogen-activated protein kinase homolog MMK2 yields the protein MSVDSAEHSIRGVATHGGRYVQYNIYGNLFEVSTKYVPPIRPVGRGAYGIVCAAVNAETGEEVAIKKVGNAFDNRIDAKRTLREIKLLRHMDHENVMSIKDIIRPPQKENFNDVYIVSELMDTDLHQIIRSNQPLTDDHCRYFLYQLLRGLKYVHSANVLHRDLKPSNLLLNANCDLKIADFGLARTTSETDFMTEYVVTRWYRAPELLLNCSEYTAAIDIWSVGCILGEIMTRQPLFPGRDYVHQLRLITELVGSPDDASLGFLRSDNARRYVKQLPQCPKQNFSAKFPNISAGAIDLLEKMLIFDPSKRITVDEALCHPYMAPLHDINEEPVCLRPFSFDFEQPSFTEEDIKELIWRESLKFNPDPPIY from the exons AGTACAACATCTATGGCAACCTCTTTGAGGTTTCTACAAAGTATGTCCCTCCTATTCGCCCTGTTGGAAGAGGTGCTTATGGTATTGTTTG TGCTGCTGTAAATGCCGAGACAGGTGAGGAAGTTGCCATTAAGAAGGTTGGCAATGCATTTGACAACAGAATAGATGCCAAAAGGACCTTAAGAGAAATTAAGCTTCTTCGGCACATGGATCATGAAAAT GTGATGTCCATTAAAGATATCATTCGACCTCCACAGAAGGAGAACTTCAACGATGTTTACATTGTTTCTGAGTTAATGGACACAGATCTACATCAAATAATACGTTCCAATCAACCATTGACTGATGATCATTGTCGG TATTTTCTATATCAGTTGTTACGAGGGCTCAAATATGTACATTCGGCGAATGTTTTGCACCGTGATCTAAAGCCTAGTAACTTGCTACTGAATGCCAATTGTGACCTTAAGATTGCAGACTTTGGTCTTGCTAGAACTACCTCTGAAACTGATTTTATGACCGAGTATGTGGTTACTCGATGGTATCGAGCTCCGGAGTTGCTTCTTAACTGTTCTGAATATACAGCAGCTATTGATATATGGTCGGTTGGTTGCATACTCGGTGAAATCATGACAAGGCAGCCCCTCTTTCCGGGGAGAGATTATGTTCATCAGCTGAGACTGATCACAGAG CTGGTAGGTTCACCTGACGATGCCAGCCTCGGATTTCTTCGAAGTGATAATGCTCGTAGATATGTAAAACAGCTTCCACAATGTCCAAAGCAAAATTTTTCTGCTAAATTTCCCAACATTTCTGCTGGTGCCATTGATTTGCTAGAAAAGATGCTCATCTTTGATCCAAGCAAGCGCATTACAG TTGATGAAGCTTTGTGCCATCCTTACATGGCACCACTCCATGATATTAATGAGGAACCTGTTTGTCTAAGACCGTTCAGTTTCGACTTTGAGCAACCGTCATTCACTGAAGAAGACATCAAGGAACTCATCTGGAGAGAATCTTTGAAGTTCAATCCTGATCCACCAATTTACTGA